In one Aeromicrobium wangtongii genomic region, the following are encoded:
- a CDS encoding NAD(P)/FAD-dependent oxidoreductase, producing MGQRSVIVVGAGMIGLSTAWHLQERGVDVTVIDRTGVAAGSSRGNAGWLSPALTLPLNDPSTLAAGVRATLKSDSPVYLPMRSAPRLAGFLSSFTRNSTPERWERSLRRLVQLSREALGAYAELADHDARLATREAAAVTAAFADERGREHLVDELEQLARIGEKVEYHLLDERSLHDSSPHLGPGLTAGLAITGQRFIDPGQYVQRLADVVAERGGRIITGSAVVRVDATAGGAAVRLDSGRAEQASQVVLANGAWLSRLARPQGVRTRVVAGRGYSFSVPCPESLTAPLYLPEARVACTPLANGRLRVAGMMEFRSPDDPLDPRRITAIERSASPHLPGIDWRDRQEEWVGSRPCTADGLPLLGRTRDEHVYVAGGHGMWGVALGPVSGRSMAELMCGERDEGSLASFDPLR from the coding sequence ATGGGACAGCGATCGGTGATCGTGGTCGGCGCGGGCATGATCGGGCTGTCGACCGCGTGGCACCTGCAGGAGCGGGGCGTCGACGTCACGGTGATCGACCGGACCGGTGTCGCGGCCGGCTCGTCCCGCGGGAACGCCGGCTGGCTCAGCCCGGCGCTGACCCTGCCGCTCAACGACCCGTCGACGCTGGCCGCGGGCGTCCGGGCGACGCTGAAGTCGGATTCCCCGGTCTACCTGCCGATGCGCAGCGCCCCGCGGCTGGCCGGGTTCCTCAGCTCGTTCACGCGCAACTCGACGCCCGAGCGGTGGGAGCGGTCGCTGCGGCGGCTGGTCCAGCTCAGCCGGGAGGCCCTCGGCGCGTACGCCGAGCTCGCCGACCACGACGCGCGCCTGGCGACCCGTGAGGCCGCCGCGGTCACCGCGGCGTTCGCCGACGAACGGGGTCGCGAGCACCTCGTCGACGAGCTCGAGCAGCTGGCCCGCATCGGCGAGAAGGTCGAGTACCACCTGCTCGACGAGCGCAGCCTGCACGACTCCTCGCCGCACCTTGGCCCCGGTCTGACCGCGGGGCTGGCCATCACCGGCCAGCGGTTCATCGACCCCGGCCAGTACGTCCAGCGGCTCGCCGACGTGGTGGCCGAGCGTGGTGGCCGGATCATCACCGGATCGGCGGTCGTGCGCGTCGATGCGACCGCCGGTGGTGCCGCCGTCCGGCTCGACTCCGGCCGGGCCGAGCAGGCGTCCCAGGTCGTCCTGGCCAACGGCGCATGGCTGTCGCGGCTGGCGCGCCCGCAGGGGGTGCGGACACGCGTCGTCGCCGGTCGCGGCTACAGCTTCTCCGTGCCGTGTCCCGAGAGCCTCACCGCTCCGCTCTACCTGCCCGAGGCGCGCGTGGCGTGCACCCCGCTGGCCAACGGCCGCCTGCGGGTCGCCGGGATGATGGAGTTCCGCTCGCCCGACGACCCGCTCGACCCGCGACGCATCACTGCGATCGAGCGCTCGGCGTCACCGCACCTTCCCGGCATCGACTGGCGCGACCGGCAGGAGGAATGGGTCGGGTCGCGGCCGTGCACGGCCGATGGCCTCCCCTTGCTGGGACGCACACGGGACGAGCACGTCTACGTCGCCGGCGGCCACGGCATGTGGGGTGTCGCCCTGGGCCCGGTCAGCGGCCGGTCGATGGCCGAGCTGATGTGCGGCGAGCGCGACGAGGGGTCACTCGCCTCCTTCGACCCGCTGCGCTGA
- a CDS encoding adenylate/guanylate cyclase domain-containing protein: protein MSALEIVLAAALAALTGLFAVQSAALSRARRRVRWLEDASSRPRLTVPTPSEAVRTVVGTAIKLREHGVAGTIRSSIDDLAGWADVERPDLAQLAAADGTVTIMFSDIEGSTQLNHDLGDRGWVQLLARHDRLLTKAIRAHDGHVVKTQGDGFMVAFAEASQAVGAACAIQRALARARGGRLADVRVRIGAHRGSAVHRDGDLFGRNVALAARVAAQAHGAEVLVSDAVIDALAPDGPTVLEAREATLKGIPGVQRLHLLDWR, encoded by the coding sequence GTGTCCGCGCTCGAGATCGTCCTCGCCGCGGCGCTGGCGGCGCTGACCGGGTTGTTCGCCGTCCAGTCGGCGGCGCTGTCGCGAGCGCGCCGCCGCGTCCGGTGGCTCGAGGACGCCTCGTCCCGTCCCCGGCTGACCGTGCCCACGCCGTCCGAGGCGGTCCGCACCGTCGTCGGCACCGCGATCAAGCTGCGTGAGCACGGGGTCGCCGGGACGATCCGCAGCTCGATCGACGATCTCGCCGGCTGGGCCGACGTCGAGCGTCCCGACCTGGCGCAGCTGGCGGCCGCCGACGGGACCGTGACCATCATGTTCTCCGACATCGAGGGCTCGACCCAGCTGAACCACGACCTCGGCGACCGCGGCTGGGTGCAGCTGCTGGCCAGGCACGACCGGCTGCTGACCAAGGCGATCCGCGCCCACGACGGTCACGTCGTCAAGACCCAGGGCGATGGCTTCATGGTCGCCTTCGCCGAGGCATCCCAGGCCGTCGGCGCCGCCTGCGCCATCCAGCGCGCGCTCGCGCGGGCCAGGGGTGGTCGGCTCGCGGACGTCCGGGTGCGGATCGGTGCCCACCGGGGCTCGGCGGTGCACCGCGACGGCGACCTGTTCGGGCGCAACGTCGCGCTGGCCGCCCGGGTCGCGGCCCAGGCCCACGGGGCGGAGGTGCTGGTCAGCGATGCGGTGATCGACGCGCTCGCCCCGGATGGTCCCACCGTCCTGGAGGCACGCGAGGCCACGCTCAAGGGCATCCCGGGGGTGCAGCGCCTGCACCTGCTGGACTGGCGCTGA
- a CDS encoding nitroreductase family deazaflavin-dependent oxidoreductase — MPLTGEYAPSPDKWSRDQAELFERTNGAEGNELQGKPIIVLTTLGAKSGKIRKTPLMRVEHDGEYLVVASKGGAPEHPTWYYNIVNAPLVELQDGPVRKDYTPRELSGQEREIWWERAVEAWPAYADYAKKTDRVIPVFLLTPVE, encoded by the coding sequence ATGCCCCTCACCGGAGAATATGCACCGAGCCCCGACAAGTGGTCCCGCGACCAGGCCGAGCTCTTCGAACGCACCAACGGTGCCGAGGGCAACGAGCTGCAGGGCAAGCCGATCATCGTCCTGACGACCCTCGGCGCAAAGTCCGGCAAGATCCGCAAGACGCCCCTGATGCGGGTCGAGCACGACGGCGAGTACCTGGTGGTGGCGTCCAAGGGCGGCGCCCCGGAGCACCCGACCTGGTACTACAACATCGTCAACGCGCCGCTGGTCGAGCTGCAGGACGGCCCGGTCCGCAAGGACTACACGCCGCGCGAGCTGTCCGGGCAGGAGCGCGAGATCTGGTGGGAGCGCGCCGTCGAGGCGTGGCCGGCCTACGCCGACTACGCCAAGAAGACCGATCGGGTGATCCCGGTCTTCCTGCTGACCCCCGTCGAATGA
- a CDS encoding aldo/keto reductase, translating to MTSTLSATPSGTFQIGGDLPVVRLGYGTMQLTGEGVWGPPRDRDAAIAVLRRAVELGVTFFDTADSYGPEVAEDLLREALHPYADDVVIATKAGLTRQGPSVWTPVGRPAYLRQQAELSLRRLGLETIDLFQLHRIDPEVPLEDQVGELKKLQDEGKIRHIGLSEVDVDQLKQAQQVATIVTVQNLFNLTDRSAEQLLDYATEQGIGFIPWFPLATGNLVKDGGPLADLAAEHGATPSQLALAWLLKRSPVMLPIPGTSSIEHLEDNIGAAGIELTDEQFAALDKIA from the coding sequence ATGACTTCGACACTCTCCGCCACCCCGTCCGGAACCTTCCAGATCGGCGGCGACCTGCCGGTCGTGCGCCTCGGCTACGGCACGATGCAGCTGACCGGTGAGGGTGTGTGGGGCCCGCCGCGCGACCGCGACGCCGCGATCGCCGTGCTGCGCCGGGCGGTCGAGCTCGGCGTGACGTTCTTCGACACCGCGGACTCGTACGGACCCGAGGTCGCCGAGGACCTGCTGCGCGAGGCGCTGCACCCGTACGCCGACGACGTCGTCATCGCGACCAAGGCCGGCCTGACCCGCCAGGGCCCGAGCGTCTGGACGCCCGTCGGGCGTCCGGCCTACCTGCGCCAGCAGGCCGAGCTGAGCCTGCGCCGTCTGGGCCTGGAGACCATCGACCTGTTCCAGCTGCACCGCATCGATCCCGAGGTGCCGCTGGAGGACCAGGTCGGCGAGCTCAAGAAGCTGCAGGACGAGGGCAAGATCCGCCACATCGGCCTCAGCGAGGTCGACGTCGACCAGCTCAAGCAGGCCCAGCAGGTCGCGACCATCGTGACCGTGCAGAACCTGTTCAACCTGACCGACCGCAGCGCCGAGCAGCTGCTGGACTACGCCACCGAGCAGGGCATCGGCTTCATCCCGTGGTTCCCGCTGGCGACCGGCAACCTGGTCAAGGACGGCGGACCGCTGGCCGATCTCGCCGCCGAGCACGGCGCGACGCCCTCGCAGCTCGCCCTGGCGTGGCTGCTCAAGCGCTCGCCGGTCATGCTGCCGATCCCGGGCACGTCGAGCATCGAGCACCTCGAGGACAACATCGGTGCGGCCGGCATCGAGCTGACCGACGAGCAGTTCGCGGCGCTCGACAAGATCGCCTGA